A genome region from Canis lupus dingo isolate Sandy chromosome 7, ASM325472v2, whole genome shotgun sequence includes the following:
- the HAUS1 gene encoding HAUS augmin-like complex subunit 1, whose amino-acid sequence MEAPEEKEAQVAAWLKKIFGDHSIPQYEVNARTTEILHHLSELNRVRDRDVYLVIEDLKQKASEYESEAKHLQNLLMESVNFSPANLSSTGSRYLNALVDSAVALETKDTSLASFIPAVNDLTSDLFCTKSKNEEIKLELEKLEKNLTATLVLEKCLREDLKKAELHLSTERAKVDNRLQNMDFLKAKSEEFRFGIRTAEEQLSARGMDASLSHQSLVALSEKLAELKQQTIPLKKKLESYLDLMPNPSLAQVKIEEAKRELDTIEAELTKKVDMMEL is encoded by the exons ATGGAGGCGCCGGAGGAGAAGGAGGCGCAG GTTGCTGCGTGGTTGAAGAAAATATTCGGAGATCACTCCATTCCGCAATATGAGGTGAACGCTCGGACCACGGAGATTTTACATCACCTTTCGGAGCTCAACAGGGTCCGAGACAGGGACGTCTACCTGGTTATAGAGGACTTGAAGCAGAAAGCAAGTGAATATGAATCAGAAG CCAAGCATCTTCAGAACCTTCTCATGGAGAGTGTGAATTTTTCCCCTGCCAATCTGTCTAGCACTGGTTCTAGGTACCTGAATGCTTTGGTTGACAGTGCAGTGGCCCTTGAAACAAAGGATACCTCACTAGCTAG ttttatccCTGCAGTGAATGATCTGACCTCTGATCTTTTCTGTACcaaatccaaaaatgaagaaatcaagcTTGAATtggaaaaacttgaaaaaaatttgacTGCAACGTTAGTGTTAGAAAAATGTCTACGAGA ggaTCTAAAGAAGGCAGAGCTGCATCTCTCTACAGAAAGGGCCAAAGTTGACAATCGTCTTCAGAACATGGACTTCCTAAAAGCAAAGTCGGAGGAGTTCAGATTTGGAATCAGAACTGCAGAG GAGCAGCTTTCAGCCAGAGGCATGGATGCTTCTCTGTCTCATCAGTCCCTAGTAGCACTTTCAGAG AAATTGGCAGAACTAAAACAGCAGACTATACCTTTGAAGAAAAAATTGGAGTCATATTTAGATTTAATGCcg aacccATCCCTTGCTCAGGTGAAAATTGAAGAAGCAAAGCGGGAATTA GACACCATTGAAGCTGAACTTACAAAGAAGGTAGACATGATGGAACTGTGA